TCTGTGGGTTGAACTCGGTCTTCAAACAGCTCACGACCGGACAGGCTTGCTCATTAACCGTGCACACGATTTCCAATGTTATGTAGACGGTGTGAATAAACTGCGAAAACACGGCATCCGTGTATGCTCCCACATTATTAACGGGCTCCCTCTGGAAAACTACGACATGATGATTGATACAGCCAGAGAAGTAGCCAAGCTGGACGTTCAAGGGATAAAAATTCACTTACTGCATCTGCTGAAACGCACACCTATGGTAAAACAATACGAAAAAGGCATGGTAGAGTTTATGAGTCTCGAAGAATACATCTCCCTCGTGTGCGACCAGCTTGAAGTCATCCCTCCAAGTATGATCGTTCACCGCTTAACGGGGGACGGACCGTCAGAACTCATGATCGGACCGATGTGGAGTCTGAATAAATGGGCAGTTCTGAATGGCATAGATTCAGAGATGAAGCGGAGGAACAGCTGGCAGGGGAAATACTACAAGGAGGCGGTTGTAAAATGAAAACGTTAGAAGGCGTTCTTCCCTTTACACGCCTCCTTCTGGAAAAAGCGGTTCCCGACGGGGGGACAGCAGTCGATGCTACAGCAGGAAACGGTCACGATACTCTTTTTCTCGCCAAGCTTGTGGGCGAAACAGGCCGCGTTTTCAGTTTTGATATTCAGGACGCAGCCATCGATTCAACCGGGAAGCGTCTTAAAGCAGCCACAAAGCTAAACCTTAAAGACAGGGTCAGCCTGATAAAAGACAGTCACGAGCACGTGTTGAACTATCTGGGAGAGCCAGCCCTCGTCCATGGTGCTGTTTTTAACCTCGGCTACCTTCCGGGAAGTGATAAATCGGTGACCACCACCCCTTCGTCAACAATCCGTGCAGTTGAAAATCTCTTTTCTGCCCTGGCTCCCGGAGGTGTTATTATCCTCGTCGTCTATCACGGACATGAGGAGGGTAAAATAGAACGTGATGCTCTTCTTGACTATGTTCGCGCCATTCCACAGGAAGAAGCACACGTTCTTGAATACCGGTTTACCAACCAGCGAAACAACCCGCCGTTTATTGTGGCTATTGAAAAAAGAGCTTGATCAAGTCGATGAATAACTTGTGCAAGTCAATGAACAATTTTCAAAGTCGGTCAATAAAACGGACAACTCTATGGACAATTTCATAGTCAATCAAGAACCGCCACAAGTCGATGAATAAACTTCAATCAACGTAAAAAGCAAGCATCCACCAGGGATGCTTGCTTTTTTACCCTAAAATCATAAGCAACAATGTGAGCGTCACTACGCTCAAAATAGTAGAGATAAATGTAACACCGGACACGAGTTTCGGTTTTGCATCAAACTGAACCGCATAAATCACAATGGTCGCAGCTGAAGGCATGGCAGCAGAAACAATCAGTACTTTAGCAAGAAGCGGGTCCATTGGCATGAGAAACGTAATTCCCCACGCAATCAGGGGAGAAATAAACAGTCGGACAATGACCCCGTAGCTGATTTTCCCCCACTCAAAGTTCCCCCACTTAATGTTTGCCAGCTGCATACCCAGAATAATCATTACCGTCGGAATCGTTGCGGCAGAAATAATGTCAATAGTCTGCATCCCATTTTCCGGGATCTGAAGGTCCATCCCTTTCAAAATCACTGCTGCAACAACAGCATAGGTAGCAGGCATCCGAAACACTGCAGTGAGAGCCGTCTTCATCCCTGTCCCGCCCCGGGCAGCGTAATAAACGCCAAAAAAGTTCATAATGATCGATTGAAAAACGAGAAACGAAACCGCATAAGCAAAGCCTGCTTCCCCATATGCAAATAGAATAATAGGCGCTCCGTAATTCCCCGCATTCATAAAGGCGGTTGAGAGGATAAGTCCACTCTCCAGTGAAGAAGAATATTTCATCAGCCGTGCATAAATTTTATTCAGAATAATCAGTGCAAATAACAAAGCCATGGAAAACACAACCATGTACACATACTGCATGTCCACATCCGCTTCGTAGAACGTCTTAAAAACCAAAGCCGGTGTCATCACGTAGATGGCTACGGTCGACAACGGCCTGATATCAAGCTTCTGCCACTTTTGTACGGCAAAGCCAATGGCAAACACACAGATTACAGGTAATACGACGGAGAAAAATATCGTCAACCTCTACCCATTCCAATCCCTCATTTCAGTTACGTGTTGTTTTTTGCCGGTACATCCAGTTGTTCATGTAAAAAAACAAGCTCTCCATTCCGCCGTGTTTAAGGATCTGCCTGCTTTTTTGACGGAAAATCCGGTCTTTTTTCACCTTATCATCGGCCAGGTAAATGGCGATAAGGCCTTTTCTGATAAAACGATGAAATTGCTCATCCGGGAGAAATTCAATGCCGTTTCCCGCCTGCCGGTAAAATTCACCGAGGCGGCTTATCATTTCACTCTCGCTCTCGTAATAGCTGCAAAAGTTCAGATCCCCTTCCTGTTCATCTTCTTCCTGATCAATATAGTAATCAAGCATGATATGAAGCCCCTGCATCCACGGGAAGTAACCTTCCTTAATGTGCTCCACCTCAACAGGAGTTAATTGTCTGTTCCCCGCCGCATAGGAGGTTAAGCAAAATATGCCGAGAGTCGATCCTGCACAGGCAGAAAACTCATACCAGCTCATTTCCGGGACTGTACTGCGGTGACTCGCAAACCACGCCTCCAGCCGTGGTACACGCTCAGCCGGTGTCACGTGCTTGTGCACCTGCAAATCTCTATATAAAGAAGCAAGTTCAACATTCGCCATTTTAACAGCATGATAGGCCGGAAATGTCAGTGCTGCTTCCTGACATGTTCTAACCAGGGATTCAAGATAACCCCCGTCCTCTTTCTCCTTTCGAAAACGGTAGTAATCCCGAGGTTTTGCTCCCGGTGTCAGGGCATCAGGCATACTTTCATGAAGTGCTGCAAAGTCCTCAGGGTCCAAAGACGTACTCCGGTCACATAAATTATCAAGATAGTCACTGATCAACTGATAGGCTACAATAAAACGGATTGCTTCTACCCTGTTATTACCGGCAAGAAGTCCGTAAACAGCGCCTCCTTTACAATGAAACGCCTTTTCATCAATTCCCATCAAAGCCTGAGACCTTAATTCCGGATCCGGAATTCCTTCTGAGAACTCCCTCCACTCCTTCAGTTGTTCTCTCACAACCGGAAGTACTTTCGTATAAACCTGATACAACAGTGTCCATGAACGGGTTGGTACTGTCACAGCTATCCCTCCAATTTTACTTTTGTTATCTATAACATGTGCAAACGAACAGTTACAAATGCCAGCATATGGAGAAAAACATCTTCTTTTCCAGGTTCATTCAATACTTCATGATAAAAGTCAGACCATTCCCGATAAGCTTTATCTTCAATATCCAGTTTATTGAACCAACGCTTTACTTCTTCTTTATTCACGATCAGGTCTTCTCCCCCCTGCATCACAAAAAGAGGTAGGTTGGGAAATGCAGCAGATCCGTCATGGGCACGCTTAATTGCTTTTACCAGCTCTGCATAATAGCGGGCGCTTACATTCTTAACAAGCATGGCATCCTTCAAATCTCTCTCTCGCATCCACTCATCCCGCGTCCCCGATCCCGGTGCCAGCCCGGAAGGAAGAGAAACAGTCGGCAACAAACGGGTAAGAGATTTTGAAATGGCCCTTTTATACAAAGGTGGAATGTTGGCCAGGCCGAGACAAGGGGAGGATAAAACAAGTATATCCGGTCTCAGGGAAGACGTCACTTCCTTTTGAACAAGAATGGAAATAAGCCCTCCCATACTGTGTCCAAGCTGAATGACGGGCAGATCATACTTTTTGGCTTCTTTCATCCATGGAATAACCGCCTTAAAATAATCATCAAAGCTGTTTACATGTCCGCGTCTTCCGGTGGTCGTCCCCTGTCCGGGAAGGTCACCCATAATTACATGGTACCCGAAGTCATTAAGCCGCCGGACAACCCATTCGTAGCGCACATGGTATTCCCCTGCTCCATGAACAACCACGAATACGCCTTTTGCCTCTTTATCCTTCACTTCCCATTTCCACATCGTGTTTCACCCTTTCTTACTTACTATTATATTCCCCTTTAGGCTCCTCAGGCGTCAAGCATCACCTCTTTTATTCTGGTAAAATGAAAGCATATTCAAAAGTGAAGGCACTGAAAAAGTTGGGCTGTACTTTTTCAGTAGCCTCAAAAATTGAGAGGAGTCTGAATGATGAAAATCTATCCTTATAAAAATCATACACCTGTTATTGACGAGTCTGTTTTTCTAGCCGACGGTGTCGTTATCACCGGTGATGTTCATGTAAAAAAAGACGCAAGCATCTGGTTTAATACTGTAATCCGGGGAGACGTAGCCCCCACTTACATCGGCGAAGGCGTAAACATCCAGGATAACAGTACCCTTCACCAGAGTCCGGATAACCCTCTTGTACTGGAGGACGGCGTGACTGTCGGGCACCAGTGTATTTTACATAGCTGCACAGTTAAAAAAGAAGCCCTGATTGGGATGGGTGCAACCATTCTGGACCGGGCGGAAATTGGAGAAGGGGCATTCGTCGGTGCCGGCAGCCTCGTACCTCCGGGTAAAAAAATCCCTCCCGGCACCCTGGCTCTCGGAAGTCCCGCAAAGGTTGTACGTGAGCTGACAGAAGAAGACATAAAGGATATGGCCCGGATCCGCCGGGAATATGTAGAGAAAGGCCGGTATTACAAAGGTGTAATGAAAGGTGCGAAGTAGGAGTCATTCTTTGTATTAATGAGTTCCGGTGTTGGATTGTTTGAGGAATTCCTGACTTTTTTCAGAAATTGCATTGCCTGTCCCGATTCAGGAATCCTCCCTGGCGAACAGGATGCAAAAGGGCGTTCAGCCTCCTTTTGCATCCTGTTCTTTTTTCTTAGCAAAACCTTCACACTTCCCTTACTCTATCTTAATATTTTCCTACTATGTTTGAAGTAAAGACAATTACAGGGAGGAATTGCGTTGGTAAAATCTTTGGAGTGGATTTTTTTAACTGACCGGATGCTCTTTAAAGCCATCAACCGTTGCAAAGAGACGACTCCGTATCACATGAGTATGGGACTTCTCACTCATCTGGGCGGAGCAGTGATGACTGTCACAATCGCACTCCTGCTGTTAATCGTATCTTCTCCGGCATGGAAAGGTGCGGCCATTCAATCTGCTCTGGCCCTTATCATTAGTCACCTCATTGTTACAGCTTTGAAAAAAGGCTTTAAACGGGCACGGCCGTATCTTGTGGTTGGGAATTCATATGTCATTCGCAACCCTTTGCAGGATTCGTCCTTCCCTTCCGGACACACAACCGCCATCTTCAGTTTGGTCACACCGTATATGTTCTATTTTCCCGGACTGATTTTGATTTTGCTCCCCCTCGCTTTGATTGTCGCTATTTCAAGAATATCAATCGGGCTTCACTATCCTTCCGATGTGATAGCCGGTGCTGCCCTGGGTGTTGGCACAGCCTTTGTTTTTTATCAGCTGTGGATGGTCTTTTGGATTTGAAATGAGAATGGAGGATATCAGAAAATGAAAATCGCATTATTTACCGACACATTCACACCACAGGTTAACGGCGTTGCCAAGACACTCCAGCGGCTTGTTCAATACTTCGAACGGCATCAGATTCAGCATGAAGTCTTTGTGCCTGAAAGTGTAAAGAAAGAGCCCCTTTTTAACGGGAATATTCACCGATTTGCAAGTCTGCCTTTCTTTTTATATCCGGAATGCCGCCTTGCCTTTCCAAACCTCATCACAATCAATCAGCAGCTCCATGCCTTCAGTCCCGACCTCATCCACATTGCCACTCCGTTTAACATGGGCCTTTGCGGACTGCGCTATGCCAGGAAAAATGCAGTCCCCTTCGTTGCCTCCTATCATACTCACTTTGACTACTACCTCGACTATTACAAGCTTGGGTTTGTGATGCCCTGGATATGGCGTTACCAGCTCTGGTTTCATGAAGATGCGAAAAAAATCTTCGTCCCCTCCAGAGAAACGAGGAATCACCTTCAGAGAAAAGGATTTGAACACCTTGAACTCTGGCCGCGGGGCGTAGACTGCGACCGTTTTACCCCAGATAAAAATACAGGATCTTTCCGGGAAAGATTTAAGATCACAAAAAAGAACATTCTTCTTTACGTGGGTCGGGTAGCACCGGAAAAAGACGTGGATGTGCTGAGCCAAATGATTGATCAGATGAACCCCTTATTAAAATCCGACACCCAGTGGGTAGTCGTCGGTGAAGGTCCGATGCTTGATGAAATGAAGAAGCGTCATCCAAATGATATTTTATTTACCGGCTACCTGGACGGAGATTCACTGGCTGAAGCCTATGCCACAGCGGATCTTTTTGTCTTTCCATCATCCTCCGAAACGTTTGGTAATGTCGTCCTGGAGTCTCTCGCTTCCGGAACACCGGCAATTGTGGCAAAAGCCGGCGGGGTTCAGGAGATTGTCCAGCATAATGTGACGGGACGCATATGCGAAGTGAAGAATGTCCGCTCTTTTTCAGAAACAACGGAACAGCTTCTCCTGTCACCTGCCACCCGCCAGCTCATGGGTACGCGTGCCAGAACCTACGCCCGCTCCCAGTCGTGGGACGGTATTTTCTCAAATCTAGTTGCACATTACGAAGAAGCAACTTATAGGAAAACGAAGCAGAAGCTGGCTTGAGTGTTCCTTCGAGAGGGCGAATGGTGTCGAACGGTCGATATATCCTCTTTAAAGGTCGATAAATGACCAATAAGCTCGATAAAATTCAAATAGTGGTCGATAAATCAGGCTAGTCCGCCATCTGCTTAGCTTTTCCTAAATGCCAAAAACCCCCGATGAGCCCATCGCTCATCGGGGGTTTTTGCTATACCGTTTTACTTTCCTTCTTTAGCAAAAGCCTGTTCTTTCAGTGTTTCAGCTTTATCTGTACGCTCCCATGGAAGATCTACGTCGGTACGTCCAAAGTGTCCGTATGCAGCTGTCTGCTTGTATATTGGACGGCGCAGATCAAGCATTTTAATAATGCCTGCAGGTCGAAGGTCGAAGTTTTCACGGATCACGTCAACCATCACATCTTCGCTTACTTTTCCAGTATCGAATGTATCAATGGCAATGGATACCGGCTGTGCTACACCAATGGCATAAGCAAGCTGAACTTCACAGCGGTCAGCAAGGCCTGCAGCAACAAGGTTCTTCGCTACGTAACGAGCAGCATATGCCGCAGAGCGGTCTACTTTTGTTGCATCCTTACCTGAGAATGCTCCACCACCGTGGCGGGCATATCCTCCGTACGTATCAACAATGATCTTACGTCCTGTAAGACCAGCGTCCCCTTGAGGACCGCCGATTACGAAACGGCCGGTCGGGTTAATAAAGTACTTCGTTTTTTCATCGATCAGGTTTTCCGGAACGACCGGAGCAATGACATGCTTCTTCAGGTCTTCTTTGATTGTATCAAGGGTTACTTCCGGGTGGTGCTGAGTGGAAATAACGATCGTATCAATGTGTGCCGGCTGTCCGTTTTCATCATACTCCACTGTTACCTGTGTTTTTCCGTCCGGGCGCAGGTACGATAACGTACCATC
This DNA window, taken from Alteribacter keqinensis, encodes the following:
- a CDS encoding TIGR01212 family radical SAM protein (This family includes YhcC from E. coli K-12, an uncharacterized radical SAM protein.) — translated: MTNETPLLYGDKRYYTWNHHLRQEFGEKIFKVPLDAGFDCPNRDGNVASGGCTFCSERGSGDFAGDRKDDLVTQFTTIKERMHTKWKSGKYIGYFQAYTNTYAPVEELREMYEVILEQEGVVGLAIATRPDCLPDDVVEYLAELNERTYLWVELGLQTAHDRTGLLINRAHDFQCYVDGVNKLRKHGIRVCSHIINGLPLENYDMMIDTAREVAKLDVQGIKIHLLHLLKRTPMVKQYEKGMVEFMSLEEYISLVCDQLEVIPPSMIVHRLTGDGPSELMIGPMWSLNKWAVLNGIDSEMKRRNSWQGKYYKEAVVK
- a CDS encoding tetraprenyl-beta-curcumene synthase family protein; its protein translation is MTVPTRSWTLLYQVYTKVLPVVREQLKEWREFSEGIPDPELRSQALMGIDEKAFHCKGGAVYGLLAGNNRVEAIRFIVAYQLISDYLDNLCDRSTSLDPEDFAALHESMPDALTPGAKPRDYYRFRKEKEDGGYLESLVRTCQEAALTFPAYHAVKMANVELASLYRDLQVHKHVTPAERVPRLEAWFASHRSTVPEMSWYEFSACAGSTLGIFCLTSYAAGNRQLTPVEVEHIKEGYFPWMQGLHIMLDYYIDQEEDEQEGDLNFCSYYESESEMISRLGEFYRQAGNGIEFLPDEQFHRFIRKGLIAIYLADDKVKKDRIFRQKSRQILKHGGMESLFFYMNNWMYRQKTTRN
- a CDS encoding alpha/beta fold hydrolase; this encodes MWKWEVKDKEAKGVFVVVHGAGEYHVRYEWVVRRLNDFGYHVIMGDLPGQGTTTGRRGHVNSFDDYFKAVIPWMKEAKKYDLPVIQLGHSMGGLISILVQKEVTSSLRPDILVLSSPCLGLANIPPLYKRAISKSLTRLLPTVSLPSGLAPGSGTRDEWMRERDLKDAMLVKNVSARYYAELVKAIKRAHDGSAAFPNLPLFVMQGGEDLIVNKEEVKRWFNKLDIEDKAYREWSDFYHEVLNEPGKEDVFLHMLAFVTVRLHML
- a CDS encoding glycosyltransferase family 4 protein, whose product is MKIALFTDTFTPQVNGVAKTLQRLVQYFERHQIQHEVFVPESVKKEPLFNGNIHRFASLPFFLYPECRLAFPNLITINQQLHAFSPDLIHIATPFNMGLCGLRYARKNAVPFVASYHTHFDYYLDYYKLGFVMPWIWRYQLWFHEDAKKIFVPSRETRNHLQRKGFEHLELWPRGVDCDRFTPDKNTGSFRERFKITKKNILLYVGRVAPEKDVDVLSQMIDQMNPLLKSDTQWVVVGEGPMLDEMKKRHPNDILFTGYLDGDSLAEAYATADLFVFPSSSETFGNVVLESLASGTPAIVAKAGGVQEIVQHNVTGRICEVKNVRSFSETTEQLLLSPATRQLMGTRARTYARSQSWDGIFSNLVAHYEEATYRKTKQKLA
- the metK gene encoding methionine adenosyltransferase yields the protein MAEKRRRLFTSESVTEGHPDKICDQISDAILDEIMKSDPNARVACETSVNTGLVLVAGEISTSTYVDIPKVVRETVKEIGYTRAKYGFDYETCAVLTSIDEQSADIAQGVDQALEAREGQMSDNEIEAIGAGDQGLMFGYADNQTPELMPLPISLSHKLSRRLSEVRKDGTLSYLRPDGKTQVTVEYDENGQPAHIDTIVISTQHHPEVTLDTIKEDLKKHVIAPVVPENLIDEKTKYFINPTGRFVIGGPQGDAGLTGRKIIVDTYGGYARHGGGAFSGKDATKVDRSAAYAARYVAKNLVAAGLADRCEVQLAYAIGVAQPVSIAIDTFDTGKVSEDVMVDVIRENFDLRPAGIIKMLDLRRPIYKQTAAYGHFGRTDVDLPWERTDKAETLKEQAFAKEGK
- a CDS encoding AEC family transporter, giving the protein MTIFFSVVLPVICVFAIGFAVQKWQKLDIRPLSTVAIYVMTPALVFKTFYEADVDMQYVYMVVFSMALLFALIILNKIYARLMKYSSSLESGLILSTAFMNAGNYGAPIILFAYGEAGFAYAVSFLVFQSIIMNFFGVYYAARGGTGMKTALTAVFRMPATYAVVAAVILKGMDLQIPENGMQTIDIISAATIPTVMIILGMQLANIKWGNFEWGKISYGVIVRLFISPLIAWGITFLMPMDPLLAKVLIVSAAMPSAATIVIYAVQFDAKPKLVSGVTFISTILSVVTLTLLLMILG
- a CDS encoding gamma carbonic anhydrase; translated protein: MMKIYPYKNHTPVIDESVFLADGVVITGDVHVKKDASIWFNTVIRGDVAPTYIGEGVNIQDNSTLHQSPDNPLVLEDGVTVGHQCILHSCTVKKEALIGMGATILDRAEIGEGAFVGAGSLVPPGKKIPPGTLALGSPAKVVRELTEEDIKDMARIRREYVEKGRYYKGVMKGAK
- a CDS encoding phosphatase PAP2 family protein — its product is MVKSLEWIFLTDRMLFKAINRCKETTPYHMSMGLLTHLGGAVMTVTIALLLLIVSSPAWKGAAIQSALALIISHLIVTALKKGFKRARPYLVVGNSYVIRNPLQDSSFPSGHTTAIFSLVTPYMFYFPGLILILLPLALIVAISRISIGLHYPSDVIAGAALGVGTAFVFYQLWMVFWI
- a CDS encoding class I SAM-dependent methyltransferase, whose amino-acid sequence is MKTLEGVLPFTRLLLEKAVPDGGTAVDATAGNGHDTLFLAKLVGETGRVFSFDIQDAAIDSTGKRLKAATKLNLKDRVSLIKDSHEHVLNYLGEPALVHGAVFNLGYLPGSDKSVTTTPSSTIRAVENLFSALAPGGVIILVVYHGHEEGKIERDALLDYVRAIPQEEAHVLEYRFTNQRNNPPFIVAIEKRA